In the Pirellulaceae bacterium genome, one interval contains:
- the nagB gene encoding glucosamine-6-phosphate deaminase — translation MEVVINDSYESMGKAAARVVAKTLNSKPNAVLGLATGSTPLSLYQELVRLHREEGLDFSQATTFNLDEYVGLTRNNPQSYHYFMHRNLFQYINIPPQNTYIPSGTTDNYQAFCQWYEKRIVECGGIDLQILGIGTDGHIAFNEPSSSLGSRTRIKTLARSTIEDNSRFFEKAEDVPAYAITMGVGTILESRRILLMAAGQNKASAVAAAIEGPVTSMVTASALQLHEDIICFLDQAAAADLKMSEYYQWIQEKQPGAPQTVPRPHFRRASVIDRYLGS, via the coding sequence ATGGAAGTTGTAATTAATGATTCCTATGAAAGCATGGGAAAAGCTGCCGCACGTGTGGTTGCCAAAACACTGAACTCGAAACCGAATGCCGTCTTGGGGCTTGCGACGGGAAGTACGCCCCTTTCGCTTTATCAAGAGCTCGTGCGGCTACATCGAGAAGAAGGGTTGGATTTTTCTCAGGCCACCACTTTTAACCTGGATGAGTATGTGGGTCTCACGCGAAATAATCCGCAGAGTTACCACTATTTCATGCACCGTAATTTGTTTCAGTATATCAATATTCCACCGCAAAATACCTACATCCCATCGGGAACTACCGATAATTACCAGGCGTTTTGTCAATGGTATGAAAAAAGGATTGTCGAGTGCGGTGGGATCGATCTGCAAATTCTGGGAATTGGAACGGATGGTCACATCGCCTTCAACGAACCCTCCAGTTCGCTCGGGTCACGCACTCGCATTAAGACCCTTGCGAGGTCGACCATCGAAGATAATTCTCGCTTCTTCGAAAAGGCGGAAGACGTCCCAGCCTATGCGATTACGATGGGGGTCGGGACGATCCTGGAATCGCGGCGGATTTTGCTGATGGCGGCCGGACAAAATAAGGCCTCGGCGGTTGCCGCAGCGATTGAAGGTCCAGTCACCAGTATGGTCACCGCAAGCGCCTTGCAGTTGCACGAGGACATAATCTGTTTTCTTGATCAGGCGGCTGCCGCAGATCTTAAGATGAGTGAGTATTATCAGTGGATTCAGGAAAAACAGCCTGGAGCGCCCCAGACTGTTCCTCGCCCGCATTTCCGTAGAGCCTCGGTGATCGATCGTTATCTTGGATCCTAG
- a CDS encoding c-type cytochrome, translating into MNSSTLHSYTIRSCVCCVVLLLIPTLSRLLSATESDGWSEQMPTVADSQVIGESPATDSKPFVLQPGFQVELLYSVPKDKQGSWVSLTKDDQGRLLASDQGDKGIYRIMPAPIGSDQPTRVEKLDVAMTSAQGMLHAFDSLFFCVNGGPGSGLYRAKDTNNDDQFDEVVKLKQLKGGGEHGPHAIRLSPDGKSIYVICGNHTDPPADFDASRVLSNWGEDLLLPRQWDANGHARNKLAPGGWIAKTDPDGKHWEIVSVGYRNAYDLDFNPEGELFAYDADMEWDLGTPWYRPTRAMHAVSGSDFGWRSGTGKWPSYNVDSLPAAVDIGPGSPVGVAFGTGAKFPANYQRALYLLDWTFGTMYAVHLKPEGASYVGQKEEFVARVALPLTDAVIGDDGAMYFTVGGRGTQSALYRVTYQGDEKTTLTSGHDQVGADLRKLRRELEQYHHSNSVKPTDAATMDLIWKNLSHSDRHIRYAASVALEHQTLDQWRDRVGNMSDANGRIQSVVALARAGSRALAGSAEELASARADALAVLNQINFEKLTEAERLDVLRAYALVFIRLGKPDVKQSAALVEKINPHFPGESHDVNIELARILIYLNAPAVVQKSLKLMDEPYALQAEQMKKLLARNPGYGGTIANMMANHPELQKLQYVFMLRNMRYGWTLEERKQYFDWLERAKKKSGGASYGGFIENIRKEAMANLSEDEKAALVAKSPPKPLPVEELPKAQGPGKPWTISDVVTAATTQGERPTTTGLRKRDFENGRKMFAAAKCMTCHRFDGRGGATGPDLTSVNGRFSVRDLAEAMVDPSKVISDQYRASVIETSQGKVISGRVVAENDDELTVQTNAEDANQVEVVRKGDIEEQTPSRTSLMPDKLLDTLNQEEVLDLIAYLLSRGNPNDLMFQ; encoded by the coding sequence ATGAATTCGAGTACGTTGCATTCGTATACGATTCGATCTTGTGTTTGTTGTGTTGTTTTGCTGCTAATCCCGACTCTTTCGCGCTTGCTCTCAGCAACGGAATCGGATGGTTGGAGCGAACAAATGCCCACCGTGGCCGATTCGCAGGTGATTGGTGAGTCTCCGGCGACCGACAGCAAGCCCTTTGTGCTGCAGCCGGGGTTTCAAGTGGAATTGCTTTACAGCGTGCCAAAAGACAAGCAAGGTTCCTGGGTGAGTTTAACGAAGGATGACCAGGGGCGATTGCTTGCCAGCGACCAGGGGGACAAAGGGATTTATCGCATCATGCCGGCACCGATTGGAAGCGATCAGCCAACCCGAGTCGAAAAGCTGGACGTGGCAATGACGTCGGCTCAGGGCATGTTGCATGCCTTCGACAGTCTTTTCTTTTGCGTGAACGGTGGCCCGGGAAGTGGTCTCTACCGTGCGAAAGATACCAACAACGATGATCAATTCGACGAAGTTGTGAAGCTCAAGCAGTTAAAAGGCGGTGGAGAACATGGTCCACACGCGATTCGTTTGTCTCCTGACGGCAAATCGATCTATGTGATCTGCGGGAACCATACCGATCCTCCTGCGGATTTCGACGCCAGCCGAGTGTTGTCGAATTGGGGTGAGGATCTTCTGTTGCCGAGGCAGTGGGATGCTAATGGGCATGCTCGAAATAAACTGGCTCCGGGGGGCTGGATTGCCAAAACGGATCCCGATGGAAAACATTGGGAAATTGTCAGTGTTGGCTATCGCAATGCGTACGATTTGGATTTCAATCCTGAGGGTGAATTGTTTGCCTACGACGCGGATATGGAGTGGGATCTGGGAACACCCTGGTACCGGCCCACGCGCGCGATGCACGCGGTCAGCGGCAGTGATTTTGGCTGGCGCAGCGGAACGGGCAAATGGCCCAGCTACAATGTCGATAGTTTGCCTGCAGCTGTGGACATCGGTCCGGGCTCGCCGGTCGGTGTGGCTTTTGGAACAGGAGCTAAGTTTCCTGCCAACTATCAACGAGCTCTCTACCTACTCGACTGGACTTTCGGCACGATGTACGCTGTGCACTTGAAACCCGAGGGAGCCAGCTATGTCGGTCAGAAAGAAGAGTTCGTCGCTCGTGTTGCGTTGCCCTTAACGGATGCGGTGATCGGTGATGATGGAGCGATGTATTTCACCGTGGGTGGACGAGGAACGCAATCAGCTCTTTATCGAGTGACTTATCAGGGCGATGAAAAAACGACTTTAACAAGCGGGCATGATCAGGTGGGAGCCGATTTACGTAAGCTTCGTCGAGAGCTTGAACAGTATCATCATTCCAACAGTGTCAAGCCGACGGATGCGGCGACCATGGATCTCATTTGGAAAAACCTTTCTCACTCGGATCGTCATATTCGTTACGCCGCCAGTGTTGCACTCGAACACCAAACGCTCGATCAATGGCGAGATCGAGTCGGGAATATGTCAGATGCCAACGGTCGTATTCAATCAGTCGTTGCACTCGCTCGAGCAGGGAGCCGAGCTCTCGCCGGCTCAGCGGAGGAATTGGCTTCGGCTCGTGCTGATGCGTTGGCTGTCTTGAATCAGATTAATTTTGAGAAGCTCACGGAAGCTGAGCGACTGGATGTCTTACGTGCCTACGCGTTGGTATTTATTCGTCTGGGCAAGCCGGATGTGAAACAGTCGGCCGCGTTGGTCGAGAAAATCAACCCACACTTTCCTGGTGAAAGCCACGATGTGAATATCGAGTTGGCGAGAATCTTGATTTATCTCAATGCGCCTGCGGTCGTGCAGAAGTCATTGAAATTGATGGATGAACCGTATGCGTTGCAGGCCGAGCAAATGAAAAAACTTCTTGCTCGTAACCCAGGTTATGGCGGCACGATTGCCAATATGATGGCGAATCATCCGGAGTTGCAGAAGCTGCAGTATGTATTTATGCTGCGGAATATGCGTTACGGATGGACGCTTGAGGAACGTAAACAATATTTTGATTGGCTTGAAAGGGCCAAGAAAAAGAGCGGTGGTGCCAGCTACGGCGGCTTCATCGAAAACATTCGCAAGGAAGCGATGGCAAATCTTTCCGAAGACGAAAAAGCGGCCTTGGTCGCTAAGTCGCCACCTAAGCCACTCCCCGTGGAAGAGCTGCCGAAAGCTCAAGGCCCCGGGAAACCCTGGACGATTTCCGATGTCGTCACCGCAGCGACCACTCAAGGCGAACGGCCAACAACGACCGGATTGAGAAAACGTGATTTTGAGAATGGTCGCAAGATGTTCGCAGCGGCAAAGTGCATGACTTGTCACCGATTTGATGGGCGCGGAGGTGCCACAGGACCTGATCTGACCAGCGTGAATGGTCGCTTCAGTGTTCGGGATTTGGCCGAGGCAATGGTCGATCCGAGCAAGGTGATCTCTGACCAGTATCGGGCGAGCGTGATTGAAACGTCGCAAGGCAAGGTGATATCAGGACGTGTGGTTGCTGAGAACGATGACGAATTGACCGTCCAGACGAACGCCGAAGATGCTAACCAAGTGGAAGTCGTTCGTAAGGGCGACATCGAAGAACAAACCCCTTCGCGCACGTCGCTTATGCCTGATAAACTTTTGGATACATTGAATCAGGAGGAAGTCTTGGACTTAATTGCTTATCTGTTGTCCCGAGGAAATCCGAACGATCTGATGTTCCAATAG
- a CDS encoding matrixin family metalloprotease, with the protein MFFSRANDGSRIRRLSPIHDWSFVSVFLALAFLTGLPKQSAAQNESLTYSYSNLLDGNLELASQFEPFEMVLAVEEGLGLWANYIPLDFIEQPDGGNDEINDAPYLDNGLPQIRIGHHGIDGNTLAHAYSPGGNGLSYDVHMDSSDRRWTEQFFLTVVTHELGHTIGIDHIDQKTAIMNTTLGSANGNLLPGIGDGYLFQADIDAAQAIWGVGAGQVVTKRVWTGGNSTNWSTHENWDQGWRPTATSAVTIQNSADLRLSKEETIRSLTVGGGKTKLEINRNGKLSVRDDMLLGSLIGGDELVSEGDTARVRVATNSSLENEWFDPNFDDSAWDQGSTGVGYDNQRDFRPFIGTDVRTSMQYRRSSFYTRIGFDVEDKGDLEYLGLFMRYDDGFVAYLNGVEIAAANAPDQLAWNSEADGQRDDEDAIIPQLFEISDALPLLVEGRNLLAIQGLNVSRSSSDLLVSPQIVSGVIDHEVLIDRGTLDISGDLVLSDASASRGNLVVNDGLLRVAGDLTSGEGQSNLELRGGTVRVEGNTTPAVLISQRSETKYWIPQNGDLGLDWAETEFDDGNWDAGPFGIGYDEDADYDRFLDTNIESETQDENSSFYTRTEFEIANASDVNELMLKMRFDDGFVAFLNGKRIAEANGPNNLRWNSRATRSTDDDNNIHWQEFDLSEHVDMLQSGTNVLAIQGLNVNSDSSDLLVLPELSWRQIGGKISVDSVDFYEGQILDAELIEATFRHQAGTFSPSQPSSNGSQPGQLTVIGAYVMKNEATLEVNVDGKTLDQHDSLIVNGLIQLAGTLSVAVNENGGSYTEPDTAGESDQIILITADNIEGKFDTLLYNDQPLVGHQQAGLFRSLQQSNTEVSLISYRAFHGDADGDGKFNSSDFIQIFQAAEYEDDISQNSDWTEGDWSGDMEFTTEDLVLALQTGRYESDPAFAIAVPEPSSGLWIGFLLVLGCRRHAHRRRNAS; encoded by the coding sequence ATGTTTTTTTCTCGAGCAAACGATGGCTCCCGCATCCGACGACTTTCACCGATCCACGACTGGTCATTCGTGTCGGTATTCCTTGCTCTGGCATTCCTAACTGGCTTGCCAAAGCAAAGCGCCGCTCAAAATGAGTCGTTAACTTACAGTTACAGCAATTTACTCGATGGAAATCTCGAACTGGCGAGCCAATTCGAACCCTTCGAGATGGTTTTAGCCGTGGAAGAGGGTTTAGGTCTGTGGGCAAACTACATCCCGCTCGACTTCATTGAGCAGCCGGACGGGGGAAACGACGAGATCAACGACGCACCCTATCTCGACAACGGCCTTCCTCAGATTCGCATCGGACACCACGGAATCGATGGGAACACGCTTGCACACGCCTATTCTCCGGGCGGAAACGGCCTGTCGTACGACGTTCACATGGACAGTTCCGACCGACGGTGGACTGAGCAATTTTTCCTTACCGTCGTCACCCACGAGTTGGGGCATACGATTGGGATCGATCATATTGATCAAAAAACGGCGATCATGAACACGACGCTGGGCTCGGCCAACGGGAACCTGCTGCCCGGAATTGGCGACGGCTACTTGTTCCAAGCCGACATTGATGCCGCCCAGGCAATCTGGGGCGTCGGAGCGGGGCAAGTCGTCACCAAACGGGTCTGGACCGGCGGAAACTCGACGAATTGGAGCACCCACGAAAATTGGGATCAAGGATGGCGACCTACCGCCACCTCCGCTGTCACGATCCAAAATTCCGCCGATCTGCGACTATCGAAAGAGGAAACGATTCGTTCGTTGACCGTGGGAGGGGGCAAAACAAAGCTTGAAATCAATCGCAATGGCAAATTGAGCGTGCGTGATGACATGCTCCTGGGTTCGTTGATTGGAGGAGACGAACTCGTCTCGGAGGGCGACACAGCTCGCGTTCGAGTCGCAACCAACTCCAGCCTTGAGAACGAGTGGTTCGATCCGAACTTTGACGATTCAGCCTGGGACCAGGGCAGCACGGGCGTTGGTTATGACAATCAACGAGATTTCCGCCCTTTCATTGGAACAGACGTGCGAACCTCCATGCAATATCGCAGATCAAGTTTCTACACTCGGATCGGCTTTGACGTCGAGGACAAAGGAGATCTCGAGTATTTGGGACTTTTCATGCGGTATGATGACGGCTTCGTCGCCTACCTGAACGGTGTCGAGATTGCTGCTGCCAACGCGCCCGATCAACTCGCCTGGAATTCGGAGGCGGATGGCCAGCGTGATGACGAGGATGCCATCATTCCGCAACTCTTCGAAATCTCGGACGCGTTGCCGCTACTTGTGGAGGGTCGAAATCTACTCGCAATCCAGGGACTCAATGTATCGAGAAGCAGCTCAGACCTGCTCGTTTCACCTCAAATCGTGAGCGGAGTCATCGATCACGAGGTGCTAATCGACCGCGGTACGTTGGACATTTCGGGAGATCTGGTCCTGTCTGACGCGTCGGCAAGCCGTGGCAACCTAGTTGTGAATGACGGTTTACTTCGGGTGGCTGGAGACCTGACGAGCGGTGAGGGGCAATCCAACTTAGAGCTTCGTGGCGGCACCGTGCGAGTCGAGGGAAATACAACCCCCGCAGTTCTCATCAGCCAGCGTAGCGAGACAAAATATTGGATTCCCCAAAATGGCGACCTCGGTCTCGATTGGGCTGAAACAGAGTTCGATGACGGAAATTGGGATGCAGGACCTTTCGGCATCGGCTACGACGAGGACGCGGACTATGACCGCTTCCTCGACACCAACATTGAGTCCGAAACCCAGGATGAAAATAGCTCGTTCTACACGAGAACCGAATTCGAGATCGCGAATGCAAGTGACGTGAACGAGCTGATGCTCAAAATGCGATTTGACGATGGCTTTGTCGCATTCCTCAATGGCAAGCGAATCGCCGAGGCGAATGGCCCCAACAATCTGCGTTGGAATTCCCGAGCGACTCGCTCCACCGATGACGATAACAACATCCATTGGCAAGAGTTCGATTTGAGCGAACATGTGGACATGCTGCAGAGTGGCACCAATGTCTTGGCAATCCAAGGACTGAACGTCAACTCCGATAGCTCCGATCTACTTGTGCTCCCCGAACTGTCTTGGCGGCAAATTGGCGGGAAAATCTCCGTTGACAGTGTAGATTTTTACGAAGGGCAGATCCTCGACGCCGAATTGATTGAAGCCACATTTCGTCATCAGGCGGGCACCTTCTCCCCCAGCCAGCCCAGCTCTAACGGTTCGCAACCCGGGCAACTCACCGTCATTGGCGCCTACGTCATGAAGAACGAAGCGACGCTAGAAGTCAACGTCGATGGCAAGACGCTTGACCAGCACGATTCACTGATTGTCAACGGATTGATACAACTCGCGGGAACTCTATCGGTCGCCGTCAATGAAAACGGAGGCAGCTACACAGAACCCGACACGGCAGGTGAGTCAGATCAAATCATCCTGATAACGGCCGATAATATTGAGGGGAAATTCGATACCCTGCTTTACAACGACCAACCGCTTGTCGGACACCAGCAAGCTGGACTATTTAGAAGCCTACAACAAAGCAATACCGAGGTTTCTCTGATCAGCTATCGAGCCTTCCACGGAGATGCAGACGGCGACGGGAAGTTCAATTCGTCGGACTTCATCCAGATTTTCCAAGCGGCTGAATACGAGGATGATATCAGCCAAAACTCAGATTGGACCGAAGGCGATTGGTCGGGCGACATGGAATTCACCACCGAGGACCTCGTGCTCGCACTTCAAACGGGTCGTTACGAAAGTGATCCGGCTTTCGCCATCGCCGTTCCGGAGCCCAGTAGCGGCCTGTGGATCGGCTTTCTTCTCGTCTTGGGCTGCCGGCGACACGCTCATCGACGACGCAACGCTTCCTAG
- a CDS encoding PEP-CTERM sorting domain-containing protein, translating to MRKIQVLALTLVACVALTSAASATTVITYDPGDGNLNAANAVEGITTLEIKSAGGNFIPANVTGGIILPPFDTITANKLFVLKTDGFNDINFGNVVTPGLNLDQLGADMSIDGSLKQGGGLAGDGPGPSEGLDIVVVPEPGSIALIGFGLLGLLSFRRKR from the coding sequence ATGCGAAAGATCCAAGTACTCGCCCTGACGTTAGTAGCCTGTGTTGCGTTAACATCCGCCGCCAGTGCAACAACTGTTATCACTTACGACCCAGGCGACGGCAATCTAAATGCTGCAAACGCCGTTGAAGGTATCACCACGCTCGAGATCAAATCGGCGGGTGGAAACTTCATTCCTGCTAATGTAACCGGTGGCATAATTCTGCCTCCGTTCGACACGATCACAGCTAACAAGTTGTTCGTGTTGAAAACAGATGGTTTCAACGACATCAACTTTGGTAACGTTGTAACGCCCGGTTTAAACCTCGACCAACTCGGTGCGGACATGTCGATTGACGGTTCGCTCAAGCAAGGTGGCGGTCTCGCTGGTGACGGTCCTGGCCCCTCGGAAGGTCTTGATATCGTTGTCGTTCCAGAGCCCGGTAGCATTGCCTTGATCGGCTTTGGTCTTCTCGGTCTACTCAGCTTCCGACGCAAGCGATAA